The sequence below is a genomic window from Acidobacteriota bacterium.
AGCAGCTCATCGCCTCCTCCTCCGCAAGCCGCGGCCAGCAATCCTCCCGAGAGGACCACTGCGATCAGTACCAATGACCTCTTGACCATGGAACGAGACATCCCTGCCTCCTTGCTGCTGCGATCGGCGTCCGTCGCGAACGCCGATACCGGGCCTAGTCATCGCCGGCGACCGATTCGTCATCCGCCTCGCCGGCATCCTCGCGCGATTCTCCGTCTCTCTCGACGAGCCGCGCCACGGAGACGACGCGATCATCGTCACCGATTCCGATCAGCCGAACGCCCTGCGTCGCGCGTCCGATGGGGCGTGCGTCCCGCGCGACCATCCGCAGAACCTTGCCCTGCTGCGTGATCAACAGGACCTCGTCATCGCCGTCGACGCAGGCGACGCCGGCGACCCTCCCGTTTCTCTCGCTCGCCTGGATGCTTATGATACCGACTCCCCCACGCGATTGCACGCGGTATTCTCCGAGCTCGGTCCGCTTGCCGTAGCCGTTCTCGGTCACGGTCAGGAGCGTGGCGCCGGGCCGGACGACCGTCATCGCGACCACCTCGTCTCCCTCGCGGAGCGCTATCCCCCGGACGCCGCGAGCCGTGCGCCCCATCGAACGCACGTCGGACTGCGGGAAACGGATGGCCATTCCCGCCCGGGTGCCGATGAAGATCTCGCCCTCGCCGTCGGTCAGCTCGGCCCCGACGACCGCGTCGTCCAGCTCCACCCCCATGGCGATGATGCCGCCCGAGCGCACGTGGCGAAAGGCGCTCAGATCGACCCGCTTGACCACGCCCCGCCGCGTTCCCATGGCGACGAAGTGGTGGCCGGGATCGGTCGGAAACTCCCTGAGGGTCTCCAGCGCGGCGATTCTCTCCTCCGGGTCGAGGGCCACGAGATTGGCGATGGCCTTGCCGCGCCCGGCCGGGCCGACGTCGGGAATCCGGTGGACCTTCAGGGGGTAGACGCGGCCGCGGTCCGTGAAGATCAGGATGTAGGCATGCGTGGACGCGATGAAGAGGTGCGTCAGGAAGTCTTCTTCCCGCGTCCGCATGCCGAGCCGGCCCTTGCCTCCCCGGCGCTGGTTCCGATACTGCGTCACCGCGGTTCGCTTGATGTACCCGGTGTTGCTGGCCGTGATGACGACGTCCTCGTCGACGATCAGGTCCTCGATGCTGAAGTCGCCGTCCTCGCCCTCGATGATCTCGGTGCGGCGCGCATCGCCGTACTTCTCGCGCACCTCCCGGAGCTCGTCGACGACGATGCCCAGCAGGAGCGGCTCGCTCTCGAGAATGGCCCGCAGCTCCCGGATGGTCTCGGCCAGCCGGGCCAGCTCTTCGATGATCTTCTCGCGCTCGAGTCCGGTGAGGCGCTGAAGCTGCATGTCCAGGATCGCCTGGGCCTGGATCTCGGTAAGCGAGAAGCGCTCGATGAGGCCGCGCCGCGCCTCCGGGGGGTTCCGCGAGGCGCGAATCAAGGCAATGACCGCGTCGAGATAGTCGAGTGCGACCTTGAGTCCCTCCAGGATGTGGATGCGCGCCTCCGCCTTGGCGAGGTCGTGCTCGGTGCGCCGGCGGACCACTTCCCTGCGAAACTCGAGAAACTGTTCCACGAGGTCGAGGAGCGGGAGGACCCGTGGCCGGCCCGCCACGATGGCCAAGGCGATGATGCCGAACGACGTCTGCAGGGGCGTGTGCTTGTAGAGGTTGTTCAGCACCACCTCCGGCACCTCGCCCCGCCGCAGCTCGATCACGATGCGCATGCCGTGACGGTCGGACTCGTCGCGCAGGTCGGCGATTCCCTCGATCACCTTCTCGCGCACCAGGTCGGCGATTTTCTCGAGCAGGCGCGACTTGTTGACCTGGTACGGGATCTCGGTGACGACGATGGCGGTACGGTCTCCCTTCTTGCGGGGTTCCTCCACGTCGGTGCGGGCCCGCATCGTGATCGATCCGCGGCCGGTCCGGTACGCCTGCACGATGCCGGCCCGTCCCACGATGAACCCGGCGGTGGGGAAATCGGGACCCGGTACGAGCGTGAGCAGCTCCCGTTCCTTGTCCAGGCGCGTCGCTTCCCGATGCTCGGCGACCCAGACGATTCCGTCGATCACCTCGCGCAGGTTGTGCGGCGGGATGTTCGTCGCCATCCCGACCGCGATGCCGGCCGAGCCGTTCACCAACAGGTTCGGAAACGGCGCGGGCAGGACGGAGGGCTCCTCGGTCGTCTCGTCGTAGTTGGCCACGAAGTCGACCGTGTCGCGATCGAGATCGGCCATCAGGTCGTCGGAGAGCGACTGCAGCTTCGCCTCGGTGTAGCGCATCGCCGCCGGCGGGTCACCGTCCACCGACCCGAAGTTCCCCTGGCCGTCGACCAGCGGGTAGCGCATGTTGAAGCCCTGCGCCAGGCGGACGAGCGTGTCGTAGATGGACGCGTCGCCATGCGGGTGGAAGTTGCCCATCACCTCGCCGACGATCTTGGCGCACTTGCGGTACGCCCGGTTCGAGGCGAGCCCCATCGTGCGCATGCCGTAGATCACGCGCCGGTGCGCCGGTTTCAATCCGTCGCGCACGTCGGGCAGGGCGCGGCCGATGATGACGCTCATGGCGTAGTCCATGTAGGACCGGCGCATCTCGTCTTCGATGGTGACGGGGACGTTGGGGCGTTCGACGTCGGGCATGGGGTTTCGCTGCGTTCCGCGGCGCAAGCGCCTAGATGTCCAGGTTCTTCACGTCCAGGGCGTTGTCCTGGATGAACTTGCGGCGCGGCTCCACCTGGTCGCCCATGAGCGTGGTGAACATGTGATCCGCTTCCGCGTCGTCTTCCGCGCGCACCTGCAGCAGGGTGCGGTTCTCCGGGTTCATCGTGGTCGTCCAGAGCTGGTCCGGATTCATCTCGCCAAGCCCCTTGTAGCGGTTGATGGCGACGCCGCGTTTCCCGGCGGCGATGAAGTGATCGACCAGCTCCCGCATCGATCCGATCTCCGTCTGCCCGTCGCGGGCCGCGTCGCCGCCCGTCACGGCCGCCTCACCCGCGGCGGTCGCGTCATCGGTCGCATCCTCGCCGCCGCCCGACGGGGCTTCGCCGGATCCGCCGTTGGCGCCGCTGCCGGCGGCCGGCCCGGGCCGCTCGACGCCGACGAAGAGCGGGCCGCGCAACGGCGCCAGATCCTCGTGGTGGGTCAGCAGCGCGCGATACTCGGCTCCCTCGACGAAGTCGACGCCTACCGCTTGACGCCGGACGAATCCGTTCTGCCGGTCATCGATGACCAGGCGGCACGCGTCGTGCTCCTCGTCGTCCTCTATCGTGACTGTCCGTTCCAGTCGCGATATCGCCTCCGCCACCGCGTCGACACGGCGGCGATCGGCAAAGAACGTGCGATCCCGAGCACCGTGATCGAGCACCGCCATGACGACTTCCGGATCCGGCCCACGGCGCTCGACCACCTGCAGCAGCCGCTGGAAGGCAATCAGCTTGCGGAGGACCGCCTCGAGGGCCTCGCCCGACCAGGTCCGCCCGGTCTCGGCTGCGCGCACGACCCGGGTCTCGCTGCTGCGCCGGATGAGGTAGGCCTCCAGCTCCTGGTCGTCCTTGATGTAGCTCTCCGACCGGCCGCGCTTCGCACGGTAGAGCGGCGGCTGCGCGATGAATACGTGGCCCTGCTCGATCAGCTCGCGCATCTGGCGGTAGAAGAACGTCAGCAGCAGCGTGCGGATATGCGATCCGTCCACGTCGGCGTCGGTCATGATCACGATGCGGTGGTACCGCAGCTTCGAGAGATCGAAGTCCTCCCTGCCGATCCCGCAGCCGAGGGCCGCGATCATCGTCTTGATCTCGTCACTGCCCAGCATCTTGTCGAATCGGGCCTTCTCCACGTTGAGGATCTTGCCCTTGATGGGAAGGATCGCCTGGAAGCGCCGATCACGCCCCTGCTTCGCCGACCCGCCGGCCGACTCGCCCTCGACGATGTAGATCTCGCTCTGCGCCGGATCCCGTTCCTGGCAGTCGGCCAGCTTGCCGGGCAGCGCGCTGTTGTCCAGGGCTCCCTTGCGCCGCACCAGATCGCGCGCCTTGCGCGCCGCCTCGCGGGCGCGGGCCGCATCGATGGCCTTGTTGACGATACGCTTGGCGACCGCGGGATTCTCTTCCAGGTACGCACCCAGCCGGTCGTTGACGATCGCCTG
It includes:
- the gyrB gene encoding DNA topoisomerase (ATP-hydrolyzing) subunit B, which encodes MTQLDHEGARPAPRAGAGAPPPVPAGSAPSADDPKSYRADQIKVLEGLDAVRKRPAMYIGSTGAQGLHHLVYEVVDNSIDEALAGHCDTIRVTVHIDNSVTIADNGRGIPVDRHASGKSAAEVVLTVLHAGGKFDNESYKVSGGLHGVGVSVVNALSETLDLEIWRDGQVYRQQYERGRPLSGIEVIGRTKRRGTKVTFKADEQVFETVEYSFDTLAQRLRELAFLNAGVSITLTDERNDKSHEFTYEGGIRSFVEFINRNKTVANSEPIYMQGARDGIDAELALQWNDGYADTVYAFANNINTQEGGTHLSGFRAALTSTINSYANRNNLARDLKESIGGDDIREGLVAVVSVKIPQPQFEGQTKTKLGNTEVKGIVQAIVNDRLGAYLEENPAVAKRIVNKAIDAARAREAARKARDLVRRKGALDNSALPGKLADCQERDPAQSEIYIVEGESAGGSAKQGRDRRFQAILPIKGKILNVEKARFDKMLGSDEIKTMIAALGCGIGREDFDLSKLRYHRIVIMTDADVDGSHIRTLLLTFFYRQMRELIEQGHVFIAQPPLYRAKRGRSESYIKDDQELEAYLIRRSSETRVVRAAETGRTWSGEALEAVLRKLIAFQRLLQVVERRGPDPEVVMAVLDHGARDRTFFADRRRVDAVAEAISRLERTVTIEDDEEHDACRLVIDDRQNGFVRRQAVGVDFVEGAEYRALLTHHEDLAPLRGPLFVGVERPGPAAGSGANGGSGEAPSGGGEDATDDATAAGEAAVTGGDAARDGQTEIGSMRELVDHFIAAGKRGVAINRYKGLGEMNPDQLWTTTMNPENRTLLQVRAEDDAEADHMFTTLMGDQVEPRRKFIQDNALDVKNLDI
- the gyrA gene encoding DNA gyrase subunit A, giving the protein MPDVERPNVPVTIEDEMRRSYMDYAMSVIIGRALPDVRDGLKPAHRRVIYGMRTMGLASNRAYRKCAKIVGEVMGNFHPHGDASIYDTLVRLAQGFNMRYPLVDGQGNFGSVDGDPPAAMRYTEAKLQSLSDDLMADLDRDTVDFVANYDETTEEPSVLPAPFPNLLVNGSAGIAVGMATNIPPHNLREVIDGIVWVAEHREATRLDKERELLTLVPGPDFPTAGFIVGRAGIVQAYRTGRGSITMRARTDVEEPRKKGDRTAIVVTEIPYQVNKSRLLEKIADLVREKVIEGIADLRDESDRHGMRIVIELRRGEVPEVVLNNLYKHTPLQTSFGIIALAIVAGRPRVLPLLDLVEQFLEFRREVVRRRTEHDLAKAEARIHILEGLKVALDYLDAVIALIRASRNPPEARRGLIERFSLTEIQAQAILDMQLQRLTGLEREKIIEELARLAETIRELRAILESEPLLLGIVVDELREVREKYGDARRTEIIEGEDGDFSIEDLIVDEDVVITASNTGYIKRTAVTQYRNQRRGGKGRLGMRTREEDFLTHLFIASTHAYILIFTDRGRVYPLKVHRIPDVGPAGRGKAIANLVALDPEERIAALETLREFPTDPGHHFVAMGTRRGVVKRVDLSAFRHVRSGGIIAMGVELDDAVVGAELTDGEGEIFIGTRAGMAIRFPQSDVRSMGRTARGVRGIALREGDEVVAMTVVRPGATLLTVTENGYGKRTELGEYRVQSRGGVGIISIQASERNGRVAGVACVDGDDEVLLITQQGKVLRMVARDARPIGRATQGVRLIGIGDDDRVVSVARLVERDGESREDAGEADDESVAGDD